tgcttgctgaaaatgaagaagacttgaagcacttactaatgaagatcaaagaccacagccttcagtatggattgcacctcaacataaagaaaacaaaaatcctcacaactggaccaatgagcaacatcatgattaatggagcaAAGATTAAaggtgtcaaagatttcattttacttggatccacaatcaacagccatggaagcagcagtcaagaaatcaaaagacgcattgcattgggtaaatctgctgcaaaggacctcttcaaagtgttgaaaagcaaagatgtcaccctgaagactaaggtgcgcctgacccaagccatggtattttcaatagcatcatatgcatgtgaaagctggacaatgaataaggaagaccgaagaagaattgatgtttttgaattgtggtgtcggtgaagaatattgaatataccatgactgccaaaagaatgaacaaatctgtcttggaagaagtatgaccagaagcaaggatggcgagactgcatcttacatactttggacatgtcaggagtgatcagtccctggtgaaggacatcatgcttggcagagtacagggtcagtggaaaagaggaagaccctcaacgaggtggatggacacagtggctgcaacaatgagctcaagcataacgattgtaaggatggctcaggaccaggcagtgtttcattctgttgcgcatagggtcgctatgagtcagaacccacttgacggcacctgacaacaacaacaaacttctcACAAAGTAGGTTCTGGTCAGTGTCTCCACTTAGGAACAAATTATTCTTAAGAAAGGCTTTCAAACTACTGGACGCCAGCATAGATATGAAAGCCTGTGTTGATACCAGGTCCAGTTTATTACCTCAGAGAAATGGATTCAgaatttgagggtttttttttttttttttaattttgaacttAGAACTTGAATATGTAGTTAGGTCTCAATATGTAATAGATTCCACTGTGCTACTTATATATATGATATCACCTAGTTCTTACCATATCTTTCAAGGGTGATACCATCATCTCCTTTTTTGAAATGAGGAAACTGGGTtcaaagagattaagtaacttttcCATACCCATCTAACCACTTAGTTCTGGAGCCTGGGTTAGAAAATGGCATGGCTGACTTCAAAGCCCAAGCTACTTATATATATCTATTGTAATATAAGAATGGCAGTCTGTGAAATTTTGTGTTTTTAGGGTTTTTCATGAAGAGAGAGCTGCAAATTTTCAAGTGGTTTCTGGATTTTCAAATGTGAGCATGCAGGCACCTTAAGTCCACTCCAAAGATCAATTTTTGGAAGTCAATTCAATGTGACCCTCAGTAGCAGCAGCTGACTGGGCCGAGAATCCGTCTGGTATAGCAGAACACACAGAAAACATTCCCTAAGGAGGTTCCATGTGCCTGTAGTCTGTTGTTCAGTATGCATCATTCTCCTGTTCCGTACAtgctaaccagttgctgtcaagtagattatgactcatggcaaccccatgtgtgtcggaatacactgtgcttcacagggtatTCAATgactgatgttttttttttttgaagtagattgccaggacttccttttgaggtgcctctgggtagactcaaatgccctaccttttggttagcagccaactgtgtCAACCATTTGCATCATGAGGACTCCTTGTAAATGTTAATTTCCTCTAATcatgttgttgtgagttgctgttgagtggattcgaactaagGGTGATAtaccctgtgtgcagagtagaactgctccatagggtttttcagggctatgacctctcagaagcagatctccaggcctgtcttcctaggcatCAACCTTTCCACTATCTTTAAAACATGGTAACAGTTAAAATTTATGTCATGATTTTCATTTGTATCATTGTGCATATCTCTTCcgattttttcctttccttccaatTCCTCTTTTCATCTcctttctactttttcttttcccatttttttctaCTTCTCAGATTATGTATTGCCAAAGCTTCATGAAATACTTGAGTGTTGGATGTAGGTTTACAGACGGATGCTTCTTTCTGATCTCCTATTCTTATATTTTATGTAaagggccctggtgatgcaatggttaagcactcggcttctaaccaaaatgtaggcagttgaacccaccagaggctccatgggagaaaagacctggtgatccgctttcacaaagattacagcctaggaaacctgtgtgggaaattctactctgaccgATAGTGTTTCTATGAGATAGGATTAGACTTGACAGTACATAAATAATAACATGTTATATAGAAATCCTTTTTCAAGCCCACTCTGAAGAAGACTCACAATCTATTTTTTACATAACATATAAGATAGAGATTATAGAGGGGTAGGTACCTTTAGGTGCCTTTAGAATAGAGACTATTACTTGTGCTTACTGTTAATTTTGAAATGAGAAATATTTACCTCTGCACGAGGAGCCTATTGAAAAAGATCGTAGAGTGAGGAGGTGTTATTAGGCCATCtctcattcaagaaatatttactaaTTTTCATGTCTAGTTATGAATTTTGGGTGATGTgcaaatgatatttttaaagcattatgGTTAATAGCAAAAGACTCTACAGATTACAAATCAAAGTGTTCTCTACTTTCTATATAACTTGTATTCATATTTGAAGGAACAGATCacattctatcttctgtctttcTAGCAACCCTGGCCGCTTTCTTTAAACTTCTGTTGTACTTTTCTCATACATTCAACAAATAACTTTCTCTACTGTTTAAATGACATATATTGTATATGGCCATGTATTGCCGCTCTTATGTGTGCAATTTGTGTCTTTCCAAAAGGTTTCTTGAGTTTGTGACTCACAgactttagaaaaccaaaacaaagcctgACCTTTATGGACTGGAAATGTCAAGAAAGACATTACTAAaaaattgagaatttttattccttttaaggAGAGTAAAATTTAGAGAGGTAGAAAGGATGGTGTGATAATGAATATTCCTTAAAAAATTTTACTGTTAGTGTGTCCATTCAAATGAGCATCAAAATAAGAGTAAGCGCACTACATGTGGCAGCAATGATAATGCTTCCAGTTTACTCTTAACACTTGGTTGGTTGCTACCTTATGTAGCATTGAATTATTTTTGGCGTGTATGAGAATTTAGTGCAAATGATAGTTTGTGTACATCCTTTTGATTTATGTTAGCTTTAACCTGGAAAATCACATTTTAAATTTTGAGTTTTTGTTCTTTCATAGGTTATTTTCTACAGAATCTGTAATTTGTGGATCAGGAACCCAGAGACCTGGGTTCTGGTCCACAGTTCCGACACTATTGTGAATATGGGCAATTCAGCTTACATTTTTGTGTCTCAAATTTTTCTTCTGAATAATGATCAACTTGGATGGGATCATCTTGTTGATCTAAGTAGCTGTATGATACCACTAAGTACTTATGATTTGCTACACAAAAGTCTTGATTTTCTTCCCAGTAAGttgctgcttttgctgtttcctggCCCTTTCACCAGTGTTTCAGTCATCTACCCATGCATTTTCATCCCATTGGttgttttctattctgtctttTCCTTGCACAGTGAGCAGTATGTATGGTCTCCTGTACTCCATGCCAGGCTCACAGATTTCTGAGAACTGAAGAGCTTGAACCTGAAGAAAGTATGTGCCTTGGGGTCATGGATGGTAGGCTTAGAAGTTGACAGCAAAATGACTTAGTTAATCATGGAGAGATTAAGCTCAGTGGTGGTGATTTAGAATTGGGGTCAGCACAAGATGAAAGGTTCTGGGAGTTTTGGGGCACAAGAATGTGCAAGGATGGAGGAGGCTGTCAATTAGGCAAGTCTTTTGTGAGAATAAGATCCTTCAGATTTCTGGAGCTGTGTCTGCAAAAAGATATGGAAGGCAGTAAACTTCTTGTTCTGCATCTCAGAAACTTCTAAAGGAATAAACTTTCAGAAGGCGTTTTGGGTACTCATCTTCTTCTACTGGGAATTAATTATTATGGGTGTATGGAAACAAAGGTAACTCTCTTCACTCTTTCCATAGCCTCTTCCCCTAACACACAAACATATTCAAAACTTAAAAGGTACCAACCGCTTCGTGTCAACTTTAGTTGCATATGATCAAGGCCAAAGGTGAAGTTCTGGTGCTCTCATATAATGTTACCTATTGAAGTCTGACCTTTTTTTCATTTCATAGTTTGataaaaacttaagaaaacaaCAATCTTGGAGGTGCGACATATTTGCATCGGTGTCAGACACAGTAAGCGTGATGACATAAAATATCAGAGCAGGGGATGCACTAAATAAAAAGATAGGGAATACTACTGAGCAGCAAAAGGGGACAGAAAGGTGAGGTTGAGGCACTGATAAAGACAAAgtcaatatttcaatgtttccaAGTGTGCCCCATAAACATGTTAGTATGTGTGAACAAATAAAAGTTGTTTGCAGATGTATTTCACATTCTTTGTGGCTATATAGGTAGGCATATTCTTTAGCAGATACTAGGGTGAAACCCAAATATTTGTACATTtcttatatttgaagaaaagtcttAGAGGGCCAGACGCAGGCTCCAAAGGGAATTTATTGAGTGTTATAGGACTGTGTGTGATTTTTAACAAACTTTTAAGAAATGGGAAGACAGAAAAGCAGTGAACCTGGTCAAACACGATGAAAAACACTGATCATTCGATCTTTGATAAAGTACACATAGTCTCCTCTCTGCTGCAACTCTTTGGTGGCTCTGACATTTCATATACCCCGATTTTATTTATCTTCATCTCAATATACATTTTaacatttcatttgtttctcCGTGGTTCAGTCCCATCTCATGTTTCAGACAATCCTCAGCCTCAGGGGTAATCCATCCATTGATCATAATATTTCACCTCAATATTACTTTCTGAGTATAAATTCTGTCAGGTGAATTATATATGAAAGTGagcataaaaggaaaataaaatgtgtttCAGAGGAAAAGTAAGGTCAGCTATGTTACGAAAAGCTGCCTAGATTTCCTTTGGGGGCAATTAAATACATGTATTCCTatctattgtatttttttaagaatattgaagataccatggtctaccaaaagaatgaacaaacttgtcttggaagaagtacaaccagaatgctccttagaagcaaggatagtgagactacatcttacatactttggagatgttatcaggagggatcattccctggagaaggacatcatgcttggtaaagtagagggtcagtgaaaaataggaagactctcagtgagacggattgaaaccccagtggctacaacaatgggctcaagcataatgaaggctgtgagcatggcgcaggactgggcagggtttcactctgttgtgcatagtgttgctatgagtcagaaccaacttgacagcgcctaaaaacaacaactgtatttttacgcaaataacagtgttatactttttttttttttgccaaccatgtCCTCTCCCCGCGAGGTATTTCTGTAAGTAAGCTATGCTAATAATATTCACTATTCTCTTTGCAAATAAGGATACACTCTTGCTGGTATATTTTATTTCCTGCTGGAGGTACCTGTGAAGCTTTTGCTCTTGCCTAATTCTCTATCATTATTTGAGGCTACGAGATATTTTCTGATAGTTCTAATCATCATGTGTGCTTTTGGCTTGTGCTtactatcatcatcattatcgAGCAAGTGCGAAGAATTTGATGACTAGGTAATTATCATTCATAATGTGAATATTGCAACACAGATGATAAGGTCACTCTTATCCCTAATAATCAAAATTTCCTCCTCATTTTCTTAAGTCTCATATTTCAGTGGCAACCCCATTGGCTGGATCAATGGTTGCAGGGAATCACTCTATGGTGTCTGAGTTTGTATTTCTGGGGCTCACCAATTCATGGGACATCCAGCTTTTCCTCCTGGTGCTCTCTTCTGTGCTCTTTGTGGCAAGCATGACTGGAAACATCCTCATTGTGTTTTCTGTGACCACTGATCCTCACTTACATTCCCCTATGTACTTCCTACTGGCCAGTCTCTCCTTCGTTGACCTGGGGGCTTGCTGCACCATTTCCCCTAAGATGATTTATGACCTTTTCAGGAAGCAAAAAGTCATCTCCTTTGGGGGCTGCATTACTCAGATCTTCTTCATTCATGTCATTGGTGGCGTGGAGATGGTGCTGCTCATAGCCATGGCTTTTGACAGGTATGTGGCCATATGTAAACCTCATCACTACCTGGCCATCATGAGCCCACGGATGTGCATTTTGCTCCTGGCCACTGCCTGGGGCCTTGGTATTATTCACTCACTCTTCCAGCTGGCATTTATAATTAATTTACCCTTCTGTGGCCCTAATGTATTGGACAGTTTTTGCTGTGACCTACCCAGGCTCCTCCGACTGGCCTACAGAGATACCTACGGACTGCAGTTCATGGTCACTGTCAACAGTGGATTCCTTTGTGTTGGATCTTTATTAATACTTCTCATCTCCTACATCTTCATCCTTTTCACTGTTTGGAAACATTCCTCAGCTGGTTCATCCAAGGCCCTCTCCACTCTGTCAGCTCACatcactgtggtctttttgttctttGGCCCAACCATATTTGTCTATACATGGCCACATCCCAATTCGCAGATGGACAAATATCTTGCTCTCTCTGATGCAGCTCTCACTACTTTTCTAAATCCAGTCATCTATACATTCAGGAACAAAGAGATGAAGACAGCAATGAAGAGAGTTTTCAGACCACTTGTGATTTTTAGGAGGATCTCATGAATAATATTGTGAGATATTTATCCTGATCAACACTGGCCTTAAATTCTTATATCTGTCATTTTAGATTAACTGTTTTAATGTATCAACAATAAATTTGAGTATTACCACACCCATTAAGAATGTTCTTGCCTATGCAGAATGAAGATTTTAGATAAAATATTAATTCAAAACTTATATTGCCTCAGCTGGGGTTGCAGAAATATGTACTAATTATAGTTGTTTCTCTCTAGttagtttcctttctttttttcttgagattatgtttattattgtcttttaaatTACCCATCTATTTCTTCATAATCTGCTTCTATAGGTAACCAAGATGCTAATTATTCACTCACCatcatttatctctattttttgcCAGTAATGGTGTTCATATCTCATTCAAACACTTCGGGCCCATTGTGAGTTTCAACTTTCTCTTTATGGTTTGGAGGGCATAGTTAATTTGTGTCTGAGGAAACTTTTTCTGTTCATTCTTCAAATGGTTAAAACAATCTGATTTCAGACAAATATCAGCTTGAAAGTTTACTATCCATCCACAGGAGCATTATTCTCTCCT
The window above is part of the Loxodonta africana isolate mLoxAfr1 chromosome 10, mLoxAfr1.hap2, whole genome shotgun sequence genome. Proteins encoded here:
- the LOC100670869 gene encoding olfactory receptor 4F3/4F16/4F29-like, with product MVAGNHSMVSEFVFLGLTNSWDIQLFLLVLSSVLFVASMTGNILIVFSVTTDPHLHSPMYFLLASLSFVDLGACCTISPKMIYDLFRKQKVISFGGCITQIFFIHVIGGVEMVLLIAMAFDRYVAICKPHHYLAIMSPRMCILLLATAWGLGIIHSLFQLAFIINLPFCGPNVLDSFCCDLPRLLRLAYRDTYGLQFMVTVNSGFLCVGSLLILLISYIFILFTVWKHSSAGSSKALSTLSAHITVVFLFFGPTIFVYTWPHPNSQMDKYLALSDAALTTFLNPVIYTFRNKEMKTAMKRVFRPLVIFRRIS